Proteins co-encoded in one Bacillus infantis NRRL B-14911 genomic window:
- the meaB gene encoding methylmalonyl Co-A mutase-associated GTPase MeaB, producing the protein MKDKKPSWHDGRPPDLFSTSLREGKEMAAPQPFVQKGPKFQKKKSDHLSADELKKGILSGNRSLLAKAITLVESNAERHFRTAQELLQEVLPHTGNSIRIGITGVPGAGKSTFIEAFGSLLCGQGHSVAVLAVDPSSSISGGSILGDKTRMENLSRNPNAFIRPSAAGGKLGGVHRKTRETMLLCEAAGYDVIIVETVGVGQSEIIVREMVDFFMLLVLTGAGDELQGMKKGIMEIADAIIVNKADGANEPQALKTREEYSRIVHFLQPATKGWETKAHACSALTGKGILEIWEEIKSFKDSASHSGVFSQRRREQSKEWINSMIMDQLQYSFFQHPEVRKELPQMENEVISGGRTVASAVEHLFALFKEARE; encoded by the coding sequence ATGAAGGACAAGAAGCCGAGCTGGCATGATGGCAGGCCGCCAGACCTTTTCTCCACTTCCCTTCGTGAGGGGAAGGAGATGGCTGCTCCCCAGCCTTTTGTACAGAAGGGCCCGAAATTCCAAAAAAAGAAGTCGGACCATCTGTCGGCGGATGAGCTGAAGAAGGGGATCCTTTCAGGAAACAGGAGCCTTCTGGCAAAAGCAATCACGCTGGTTGAGAGCAATGCAGAGCGCCATTTCAGAACTGCTCAGGAATTGCTGCAGGAGGTTCTTCCCCACACCGGCAATTCGATCAGAATCGGCATTACTGGAGTGCCCGGGGCAGGAAAGAGCACCTTTATCGAGGCGTTTGGGAGCCTTCTTTGCGGGCAAGGGCATTCAGTGGCAGTGCTGGCTGTCGACCCGAGCTCAAGCATCAGCGGCGGAAGCATTCTTGGCGATAAAACGCGGATGGAAAATCTCTCGAGAAATCCAAATGCCTTTATCAGGCCATCAGCTGCAGGTGGCAAGCTTGGCGGCGTGCACCGGAAAACCCGGGAGACCATGCTTTTGTGCGAGGCGGCAGGCTATGATGTGATTATTGTTGAAACAGTCGGGGTTGGCCAAAGCGAAATCATTGTCAGGGAAATGGTCGATTTCTTTATGCTGCTTGTCCTGACCGGGGCCGGAGATGAACTCCAGGGGATGAAAAAAGGCATTATGGAAATTGCAGATGCCATCATCGTCAATAAAGCAGACGGTGCTAATGAACCCCAGGCATTGAAGACAAGAGAAGAATATTCACGCATTGTCCATTTTCTTCAGCCGGCTACAAAGGGCTGGGAAACGAAAGCTCATGCCTGCTCTGCCCTGACCGGCAAAGGCATCCTGGAAATTTGGGAAGAGATTAAAAGCTTTAAGGACTCTGCCTCCCATTCCGGCGTGTTCAGCCAGAGAAGGCGGGAGCAGTCGAAGGAATGGATAAACAGCATGATCATGGATCAGCTTCAATATAGCTTCTTCCAGCATCCAGAGGTCAGAAAAGAGCTGCCGCAAATGGAAAATGAAGTGATCTCCGGCGGAAGGACGGTTGCTTCTGCCGTTGAGCATTTATTTGCTCTTTTTAAAGAGGCGAGAGAATAA
- a CDS encoding BrxA/BrxB family bacilliredoxin codes for MNMDFNLFMNDVVRQARQEIVAAGYTELTTPEDVDHALSQKGTTLVMVNSVCGCAGGIARPAAAHSLHYDKRPDQLVTVFAGQDKEATEKARSYFTGFPPSSPSFALMKDGEIITMVERHEIEGHEPMAVVQKLQDAFDKYCEEV; via the coding sequence ATGAATATGGATTTTAATTTGTTTATGAACGATGTCGTTCGCCAGGCCCGCCAGGAAATTGTGGCAGCCGGATATACAGAGCTCACCACTCCGGAGGATGTTGATCATGCGCTGTCCCAGAAAGGCACGACGCTTGTAATGGTCAATTCTGTCTGCGGCTGTGCCGGCGGGATTGCACGCCCTGCTGCAGCTCACTCTCTGCATTATGATAAGCGCCCTGACCAGCTTGTGACGGTCTTTGCGGGGCAGGACAAGGAAGCGACAGAAAAGGCGCGGTCTTATTTTACCGGATTCCCTCCATCATCACCATCTTTCGCACTTATGAAAGACGGAGAAATTATTACAATGGTGGAGCGTCATGAAATTGAAGGGCACGAACCAATGGCAGTAGTCCAAAAGCTTCAGGATGCTTTTGATAAATATTGCGAAGAAGTTTAA